The Deltaproteobacteria bacterium region ATCACGCCGGTGGGGAGGCCAAATGTTGCTACTCGCAGAACCTCCGCTACCGCTTCCTCAGGTGTCTGACATGGCAACGGCAGCAGCATGATGAATCTGCCGTTGGATTCTTCATAGAGTTCTCGTGCCCAGTCGTTGACGACTTGCACACAGGCGGTGCGTAGTTCTGGATCATTGATTGCTGCGATTTGTTCATACGGTCCGTTGACGAGTTCGGCATCGACACCGTCCCGGTCCATATCTTCGCAACGATACTGCGCATTGGCGGCACGAAAGATGCCGGGCTCAGCCTCCTCTGGTACTCCTGCGCGTGCATAACAGGAAACGTTTCCCCAACCCAAACCACTCCAACCCACGCCGCTCCAGGGACGTTCTTCGACGATCCATTGCCTGGTTCCATCTGGCTTGGTAATAACGCGGGGACCGTTTTCTTGAAATTTCTTCGGCAGCCGCTTCGTCCATAAGTCAAAGGGCAAGTGCATCACTCTGCAATGCCCATCCGCAGAGATCACGCCAAACTTTTTCTCCATGGTGAGTCCCTCCTTTTAGCAGTGCGCTGACTATTGCAAGCGAAGCCGAGAGCTGTCGTCTATATTACTCCCTCCAGGCTATGACACTCTCGCTCAGCCAACGCAATGGGCTGACATTGATCAACTTGGTCATGTGGGCATCGAGCGCCATAAAACTCATGAATAGGTACCAGCCGGTGCAGCCCAGTAACACAAGCTGTTTCCACCAGCGTGGACGTAGGGCCTGCGGGAGAAAGCGGCGATTGACATACAGTGTGTGCAGTGCGGTTACTGCTACCAAGAAGCCACCAATATTCGAGGAGATGAGAATCATAGTGAGCGGTGTGGTGATCTGCATGGCGATACACATCCAGGTGATATACACCCCGAGTACCAGGTAATAGATTTTGTAGACATCATGCGGGGACATGGCGCGGGCGAGGAAAAACGCCGAGCCGAACACCCAGGCTGCTCCGAAAGCAAACACCTGTACGGTCGTACTCCACTCGACCAGTTGAGTGGGCACACCATCAGGTCCGATGCTGTGTCCAACTTTGAGAGCTGAGAGCGCCACACAACTGTAGACTGTTACCGCATACACAATCACTAATGGTTTGAAGACCCGTGCTTCCACTTCCTCCGTCTTGAGTCGTGCTGCCAGGAAGTGCACGAGCCACAGCGCTGCCGGGATCCCGCCCAGAAAAATAAGAGTCACAAGAAGATCATTGGATGCGAGATTCCCCAATAGCCAACTCCCCAAGAGGAGCACGCCAAGAGTCACACCAAATCCTAGAGACAAGATGCGAACGCCTTGCCCTGCGCGATTCGGCTGACTTCCCGTCCAAATCATATCGCTCCACAACCGTCCGACCGCATCAGTTGCCACCAGCACACTGGAGAACAACACCCAAAAGCCGCATAGCAGGGTGAGATACCAGAAGATGCTGCCATGTCGTTGGGCGATACCTTCTGCTTGAAACGCTGCCGCTTGCCACTGTCCCATGTTGCGTGTGGGATCGATGAACTCAACCGCGAGGATTGCAGGTAACGCCATACCTAAGAGCGCGCCGCCCGCCCAAATCACACCTTGATCGAACACGATGAGCTTCCACCACTGGCGAAACTTGTGGACATTTTCAGCCGTGACAGGAAAGACCATGCCAAGGTGGGATAACTTCATGTCTTGCCCGCCAACGGCGGAAGGAATCGCACCGACTAACGCGCCCATGCCCCAGCCTTTGTCGCGAATGTAGTTACTCGTGCCGGCATTGCCTAGCCCACCAAGCCCAGCATAGGCGGCAAATCCCGCCACCAGTGCCCAGTCCAAAGTTTCATCCGAAGGAAAGTAGCCAAAGTTGAGAAATCCACTGAACACCAAGCTCCACGACTGCGAGCTGGTCATGAAGACGTCAACAAAGAGCAAGTAGCCCAAGATCCACGCCACCATAAACGTCGATACGGTTTGCAACATGGTGTAGATCTTGCCACCGAAGAGCACAAGGAAGACACAGGCCGCGAAAATTGCGTACGCACAACTACGGACGAGAAAAGAGTTGTCCGCAGTTGGCACGACATGGGCGTTTGCCTGAACACTCAAGAGACCGGCTGCCATCGCGGTCGCAGCGTTGGTCGCTAACCCTGGCCACGCCATGCTCGCACTGAGCCCCAAATACCAACCGCTATGCCAGCGACTACCGGGCCAACAGCGCATGTACGCGGTAAAGATGGGTTCCCCAGTTGCCAGTGTGTAGCGCGACACTTCTTGATTCAAGCAGGCTTGGAAGAACACCGAGATGGTTGCCACCCACAGCATCGCTCCGGCGTACTTGGCAGTGAGTGCTGGTGCGAAGAGCCATTCGCCACTCCCGATAGCCCAGCCCAGCAGGATCACGCTCGGCCCGATCAACTGGAGGGCGTGACGCACGCTAAACTGTGGTGGGTTGGGCAATTCACCAACGTTCCACGCAGGTAACATGCCTGGGTCAGGAAACCCACAGGCCGTGCTGGTTGCGGGGGATTGGGAAGGGTCGTCAGGAGCCAGTGCTGTACTTTCCATGCCTGTTCTTTGATGCCTCCTATGCGGATGAGTGAGTCAGGAAATGAAACGTCTCTGACCTCCAGAATTATCGAGGTTAGACGCTAAACGCTAGATGCGAAGTCGGATCCAAGAACATTTGTACACTGTATACTCAGACGTTTCGATTCTGTCATTCTGAGCGGAGCGAAGAATCTCTCTCTGCGCTCCTCCGTTACACTCAGGGTACCAATCCCGTTGCGCCAATCTTCTCTGGCTTGATGTAGTAGGGTGCTCATCTTCTGTCGAAGGTTTCGACGCGAAAGACTTGCGAGAGGTGACGACGCTATTGTAAGTTTCGATCTCGAACAAGGGGGACACACAATGGCAACGCAGAGTCTCACGATTGATTCACAAGTGCATGCCTACGAACGAGATCGTCCAGAGCGCCCGTGGTACAGATTTTTGCATGGGCCAGCCGAGGTCACCGGCGACGACATGGTTGCAGCGATGGATGCGGTTGGCGTCGATGGCGCGTTGCTGGTGTCGCCTTTCACCCTGTACCGTTACGATGCGAGCTATGTTCTTGAGGTGTACGCGAAACATGGAGGTCGGTTCGGTTTGATCAAACCCTTCGATCCGCGGTCAGAATCGGTCGCGGAGGAAATCGCGGAGTGGGCACGAACCCCAGGCGTGGTCGGCGCGCGCCTCATGCTCACGCCCAAGTCGGGCGAGGCCGACGACCCTGGGCTCAATCGTATCTTCGCCGCTGGTGGCAAAGCGGGGATTCCGGTGAACGTGCTGTGCTGGGGCAGGTTGGCTCTGGTGCGAGAGTTAGCTCGCCGTCATCCCAACACACAGGTAGTGATCGATCATCTCGGATTGAGCCAGCCATTCACACCGCCAGCGCCGCCAGCGCCGTTCGCAGAATTACCCGCCGTGCTGTCGTTGGCTGCTCTCGACAATGTGGCCATCAAGATTTCCGGGGCGTGTACTCTGTCCCACCAGCCCTTTCCCTACCCGGATATCTGGGAACCCCTGGGCCAGATCTTCAAGGCGTTTGGTTTGGCACGCTGTCTGTGGGGCACAGACTGGACGCGCGCCGTAGCGTTGTTGACGTACGAGCAGGGGGTCGAAGCGTTCCGGGTTACAGACCAACTCTCAGATGCTGAGCGGGCTGCGCTGATGGGCGGGAGCCTGATGAAAATTTACAACTGGTCACCTGACGTGAGGAGATAGTCAGGCATATGACGCCCAGATCTGTACACTGATACCCTTATCGCATCCCACGAATCTCCGCGAGGGATTCACACCCTGTTTGGCTCATGTTGTTTTTTAAGTCGGCAATCAGGATTTCCGCCGCAAGATCACCGCCAGTTTGACCAAAGGCGGCAACGCCATATTGGAATGCGCGTCCCAACAAAACAAAGTCGGCCCCCAACGCAAGCGCGCGCATAATATCAAGACCAGAACGCACTCCGCTGTCGAACAGCACCACCGCCCTTCCCTTCGCCACAGCAACGATAGCGGGAAGTGAATCGATCGCAGCAGGCGTACCGTTGAATTGACGACCACCGTGGTTGCTCACTTGAATGCCTTCAACGCCGATCGCCAGGGCTCGTTCTGCATCGGCTGGATGCAACAGGCCTTTGACGACCAACGGTCCTTGCCAGAGGTCACGCAGTTCCTTCAGATAGTCCCACGACAGTGCCCCGCCGATGTGTTGTGCCACGAACGGGA contains the following coding sequences:
- a CDS encoding amidohydrolase yields the protein MATQSLTIDSQVHAYERDRPERPWYRFLHGPAEVTGDDMVAAMDAVGVDGALLVSPFTLYRYDASYVLEVYAKHGGRFGLIKPFDPRSESVAEEIAEWARTPGVVGARLMLTPKSGEADDPGLNRIFAAGGKAGIPVNVLCWGRLALVRELARRHPNTQVVIDHLGLSQPFTPPAPPAPFAELPAVLSLAALDNVAIKISGACTLSHQPFPYPDIWEPLGQIFKAFGLARCLWGTDWTRAVALLTYEQGVEAFRVTDQLSDAERAALMGGSLMKIYNWSPDVRR